Within the Cololabis saira isolate AMF1-May2022 chromosome 22, fColSai1.1, whole genome shotgun sequence genome, the region TTTGAGTTAATTGAAAGACTCCTTAAAAACCAAAGACATCTGTAAGCCTGGCACATGAAGGTTGATTACAATAGAGATTGCACAGCCATCTCTGCAGAGGACCTCATGATATTCCAGTTTTAAATATTTGAATTTCCagtcccatccatccatttactcTGCCCACTTCATCCTATTCAGAGTTGAGGCTGAGCTGGAGTATTTCCCAGCTGTCATCTGGAGGCGAAAGACACCGTGGACTGATCGCCAGTTCATTGCAGACCCACACAGAGACAGCCATGAAAAATAATCCTACAGtcagtttgcatgtttttggactgtatgACAGCTGATTGTCTATTCCTCAAATATTAAAAATGGTATTTGAGACATTAAGATAACCAGTTTAATTTCCTACAAATTTAGGTTTTTAATTGTTAGGAAATGTTAGACAAGAGTTTATTTGTTAACAGTTTATTTGTTGGGGATCTATTTGTAGTCATATGCTGACATtgtttaaaacttgctatccaAATTTTGCGCTCTAGTATGTTTTTACAGATGGTTAATACATGTGGAATTTATCCAAAATAGTCTCTGTTCCTTATAATAAAGGGATATGGCCTCCTATTCAAGATTGTTGATCATTTGCATGTTAATTATAGTTTTAGAATGTATTATACCAGATTTATAAAGTTGTTGCCTTGGCCTTttcttggggttttttttggcaAATCGTGGAAATCACCAGCCTTATCTTTGAAGGAGAATGTCTTACCATTTCTACCAGtgataaatacagaaatatcccAGCAGTGACAGAGAAAATCCATTGCTGTACGTCTGTCTCTGAAGAAACAAAAAGTCCAACATACAGGCCCATGAAGGCTGTCAGAGCACTGAGGAAGTTCATCAGCACAGCAGTCTTCACAGAAAGTCCAGAGCTAAGCAACACTGCAAAGTCCCCTTCAAGACAAAAGCAGTAACTTGGTGGTCAGTTAAAGCACGATGGTGTGTGGCCTCAGCCAAAAACACACCATAAAAACTCGTCTCTCACCCATCTCGTGCGGTATCTCATGGCAAAGGATGGCTACAGTGGTTGCCATGCCAGTCTCCACTGAAGAGGAGAAAGCTGCCCCGACAACCAGGCCATCAGCAAAGTTATGAAGACTGTCTCCCACAATTATCATCACAGCCAGCAGAGGAACCCCTTGTTCTGGGAACACAAAGAGGTTTCTGTGTCATTGAAGCTTGTACTGAGATCACTCAAGCAACTAATTACGAAATACAACACATTCATCTATGTGACACTGTAAATCTTACTTGATGGAACCATTTAACTTACTCTGTTGAGCATTTATCCTGTCTGTATGTTCAGGAGATATTTCTGGACACTCTAAATCATCCTCTGTTCCCTGCAAGATACAGTAGAGACAAGGAGTTTTCAATGTCAAATGAAGAAAACAGGGTTTGACAGATTAACCAATAAGGGGTACTTTGGGGGGGTGGGAAGGTCCCAACCTTTAGGTTTCCATGCTTTAATTTTAATGTAGGTATTAAACTGTAGgtacacaattcaacacaaacacaaagtacTTTCCAGATAATTCAGCATCCTACACGCCGTGTTTCTGCGCACCCTCCTACGCTGCTCCTCGTTTCCTGTTGCATAACACCAGTGCAGCAAGAATttaaatagtagtagtagttaacATTTGCTTGTGTACTGTATATTCCTATTTTCTTTTATCTAGTTTTTTGACAGTGGAGTCACAATTGTGCCAATTTGCTGTACTGATTTGTGTCGTAGCCACAGAACTTGGGTACCACTTTGACTCTTTCAGATCTTCCAAAAAACATCCATATTAGGTTGATTTTTGATTCTAAAAAGGACTATAATAGGGATTTTAAGCATGCAGGATGGTTTGTCTTGCTTGTCTCTGTGTGGTAATGGACTCAGTCTGTCCAGGATGAACCCAtcccagggtgagaggcaaCACCTTTGACAGGCTCCAGAAATCTTCAAATCTACAACAGAATGACTAAATATAACAAACTAAAGAACCAAGTTGTTGTTGTGGTGGGataaaaaaatccaaacctgaACCCACTTGAAAAGCAGTGTGAGACTTTAAGAGAGCTGAGAATAAATCAGTGTTTCAATCCTCAATGAAGTGAAGTAATGTTGTcatgaggagtgggccaaatTTATCCACAATGACGTTAGAAACTGATAACATATAGAAACAATTACTCAACCCTTACCCTTAATGTTGTTTTACAAGGTATGACTTGTACTTTATAAGTTACAAACATGAGTTGTCCTCTGTGTTACTGTATTTTGGCCTAGTTTTTGTCAAATAATGTCACAGTGTAAGTTGAAATAATTTTATGAAACGTTATAAAAATTGTTTTATGAGTTATGATAAATTATCACTTAGAAATTTTAATATAACAgttattttcttattatttaaacACTACGTTTACATAGGGAACTATAaaaacaaagcacatgtagTCAAACTTTTGTTTCTGAAAGTATGATGGACCTCATTTAACACAGTTATGCAGCTCTTCAACAGCTCACTGTTTGGGAACTGAGAATACCAGTCTATAGTTTCGAAGACTAAATGTTTTCCTGTTTCTGCTTGATATTGGATACCTGCAATTCAACAGAGTGGGGTCTCAAAtgttgcatttttaattctggGCTCTCTTACTACAGAGTCATGTTGATGTAATGAACACAGAAAGTGGTGTACTAAATTAAGCATGCCCAGTCAGAACTGGCATGAATGCATCATTACAGCactaatatttttttcataattgaAATTACCCATGCCATGTACTTTAATGCATCATATAATTTGGAAGTGTGGTTTTAAATTGAcgaggatttttattttttttgcttagacCGGGGAAGCTCCATGATGTTGAATTTTATCGCAGAACAGTTTTTTACTTAGCTTCATTTAATGTTAAATGAGTATATGCTTCAGCCTAGACAAAACGCTGGTTCTCAaacatttgcatgtttttgtctttctaTATACAGTAGCTATACGGTCATTAAAGTGACTTCTGTCTATAGTtagtccatgttgcagcattttaattaatttccaAGAGCTGTGTAACCATAGTCCTCATTGTCTGTTATCACTGTGTAGATAAAAGCCCATTGCATTTGAGCTTCTGTTGGGGATAGACTCACCAGCTGGATGGTAGAGATGGATTTGCCCTTCTGTGACTGAGAATTACAGTTCAGCTCTAAGGGAAGATCGCTGGAGTGACCCTTCAGACAACAGAAACGTGAGGGTGTTACTTCACATGCTTCACCGTCTTGACACAAACGTTTCTTTTGCAAAGCACTCACCCTTAACaaccatccattatctatacccatccatccattatataTGCACACGTATTCTTAATCAGGGTCATGGGGATCTGCTGGATCCTTAGCTCTCTTCAGGCATAAGGAAAgggatacaccctggacagcTAGACAGTCCGTCACAGGGACATATCTATAGAAACTGCTATGGATGATTTGGAATCTCCAATTACCTCATTGTTCATGTTTTTGCCCTCACACTTAACATcccagattttatttatttgttttaatgtttaaaaaacACGGTTGCAGCCTCTTTCTGTTGATATGATGTGGGTTAGGTATATTTataaattaaatgaattaatgaaAGCTAAAAGAAAATTCTTACATGGCCATGACAAGGGCCCATAAAGGAGAATATCCTTTCAATGATGAAAAAGCCATAAATTCCAGCGATCAGGCCCAGAATCTTCCACAGATAATCCTTTTCCTCAATATAGTCCTTATCATGATGACTGTGAGATTCATCATGGAGGCCGAGGATCTGTAAAGGACATAAAAAGGCTTGAACTTACTCTACCACCAAGGATGTTGCCACTGATGCAATGGCCTGGTACCTGTGGTATAAGGTGCAGGAGAGCGTCTCCTGAGAGGGTTCCCACCGCCAAGCCCACGAACAGCTGCAGAATGATTGTGTAGGTCTCCTGACAGGAGTTGAAGAAGATCAGGCAGATGCTGAACATGGATCCCACTGTAATAAGCAGAACGGCAGCTGTGCTGTAGCCATACTCTGTAGGAGGAAACTTGAACATTTTAGTTCAAAGATACTTTTTTTCTGAACAATGATGACATATATTTTTGCTTGCTttgaatatttttacttttctgaTTTCCCAGTTAAATTAGTATTGAATTACTAGTCAAATATTTATGTAATTGAATGTTAGCATGTACTTAAAAGACAGTTGTACAGTATGTGGAGCAAAATAATGAGATAACTTACTCTCAATAGCACTTGGCAAAGAATCCGATTTTTTTTGCTCTGAAGAGCCACAGGTATTGCTTAGCAACTGCTGAACGATGGCAGGACAAATTTGTCTGAAGTTGTCCTCAGACATGGCCAAATGAGGATCCAGAGCAAATATATCCATCAGCTGACTGGCTGAGAAACACATCTGATTGGATTGGAAAACAAAACCGGGTTTGAGATCAGCAGGATACCTATCAACTCTGAATGTACAGCACCTCCATTTAGTTATAGCAATGCTGCCATAGTACAGTGTGGTGTCATTCAAAGCACACAGTGTTTTTACTCTGAATACCGAGCAAATATTTTTCCCAGCCTTACCTGTCCCCAGTCTCTGCTTATTTCTTCATTTTTGTGGTTGTAGCTGTCCACCGAATGCATTACCAGCTTCTGTGAGCTCCTGGTGCTCTGCCGCTTCCTGTCATGAGAGTCTGCCGCTTCTTCGTGACCTATTCCCAACTGATGAAGCAGCTCCTTCAGGTCTAAGTAGAGAACATGTGACACCACAGCCTCAACATTTCTTCATGAAATTGCATGTTTACAAGTTCATGAGAAAGCTAGAGGGAAGAGGGAAAACATCAACTTTCTGCAGAAAAATGAAGAAACCAGTTTCATAGTTCATAAAGCAACAGAGATAAAGAAGCACTATATAAAACTGCTGGCTACACTACTATAAAGGCTTTAATTACCACCCCAACAAATAATAGGAGTTTGGTAGTTTGAGTATGCTTGTCTAAAAAAATTTTGAGCGCTTTCCAGAAACTAGAGAAAGTTAAAATGTATATGCAAGAGCATTCACAATTTATTTGACTTATATTGCAAGTCATTTAGAGCGATCGCCGTTTTTCCAGACTGACATGTTTTCATAAATTGCAGTTGTCACAAGAGACAAGCGGGATGGGACAGCATTACTTTGAGAGCTTTTTGCTGAGAGCATGAGAGCTCAAAATCTTAATGACACATGTTCAAAAAAACTAATTATGAAAATGGGATTTCATGCTGCCGGTGCCATAATAATCTACTCACTTCTCTATGGACTATGCAAATAACAGAAACCATACATGCTATTTTGCTCTAAATCATATCAATTTGACTAAATTTGAGTTAAATTTGGAGTTTAATGAAAACATGCCATGTTATGTAGTATGGCTAATTGAAGCATGTCCGTGAAGTTATGATCATGAAAAAGATACTTTGATGTAAATGTTTAAATTTACCTTTAATCT harbors:
- the LOC133423670 gene encoding zinc transporter ZIP12-like isoform X2; its protein translation is MVLSLLEDDERVYLNEEDYQRMSTLLLYYIINMKDLCVSNTTSSFQFYLQALTNLHPVEDNHFLSYSETESILQLISQHHHPYNKHNSSDSQCIESAHLLEDVDTEGTSGAGLTAVPRLAAAIISHILQGHCFTRRNLPSPAFFTDYIFHSQNCTRNMQIKDLKELLHQLGIGHEEAADSHDRKRQSTRSSQKLVMHSVDSYNHKNEEISRDWGQMCFSASQLMDIFALDPHLAMSEDNFRQICPAIVQQLLSNTCGSSEQKKSDSLPSAIEKYGYSTAAVLLITVGSMFSICLIFFNSCQETYTIILQLFVGLAVGTLSGDALLHLIPQILGLHDESHSHHDKDYIEEKDYLWKILGLIAGIYGFFIIERIFSFMGPCHGHGHSSDLPLELNCNSQSQKGKSISTIQLGTEDDLECPEISPEHTDRINAQQKQGVPLLAVMIIVGDSLHNFADGLVVGAAFSSSVETGMATTVAILCHEIPHEMGDFAVLLSSGLSVKTAVLMNFLSALTAFMGLYVGLFVSSETDVQQWIFSVTAGIFLYLSLVEMLPEMSRVKTDRPCLLFFLQNIGLLMGWACLLLLAIFEHKLKF
- the LOC133423670 gene encoding zinc transporter ZIP12-like isoform X1, translating into MGLCLLLLHFCLLGVLDGKGQDQGYLTESLRALDLSLGNEDEPKLQKNRTSVLITKLFQTVHCAERTGVSQDLCEKCLTSDMVLSLLEDDERVYLNEEDYQRMSTLLLYYIINMKDLCVSNTTSSFQFYLQALTNLHPVEDNHFLSYSETESILQLISQHHHPYNKHNSSDSQCIESAHLLEDVDTEGTSGAGLTAVPRLAAAIISHILQGHCFTRRNLPSPAFFTDYIFHSQNCTRNMQIKDLKELLHQLGIGHEEAADSHDRKRQSTRSSQKLVMHSVDSYNHKNEEISRDWGQMCFSASQLMDIFALDPHLAMSEDNFRQICPAIVQQLLSNTCGSSEQKKSDSLPSAIEKYGYSTAAVLLITVGSMFSICLIFFNSCQETYTIILQLFVGLAVGTLSGDALLHLIPQILGLHDESHSHHDKDYIEEKDYLWKILGLIAGIYGFFIIERIFSFMGPCHGHGHSSDLPLELNCNSQSQKGKSISTIQLGTEDDLECPEISPEHTDRINAQQKQGVPLLAVMIIVGDSLHNFADGLVVGAAFSSSVETGMATTVAILCHEIPHEMGDFAVLLSSGLSVKTAVLMNFLSALTAFMGLYVGLFVSSETDVQQWIFSVTAGIFLYLSLVEMLPEMSRVKTDRPCLLFFLQNIGLLMGWACLLLLAIFEHKLKF